In Macaca thibetana thibetana isolate TM-01 chromosome 8, ASM2454274v1, whole genome shotgun sequence, one DNA window encodes the following:
- the PKIA gene encoding cAMP-dependent protein kinase inhibitor alpha isoform X2 — MTDVETTYADFIASGRTGRRNAIHDILVSSASGNSNELALKLAGLDINKTEGEEDAQRSSTEQSGEAQGEAAKSES, encoded by the exons ATGACTGATGTGGAAACTACGTATGCAGATTTTATTGCCTCAGGAAGAACAGGTAGAAGAAATGCAATACATGATATCCTGGTTTCCTCTGCAAGTGGCAACAGCAATGAATTAGCCTTGAAATTAGCAGGTCTTGATATCAACAAGACAG aagGTGAAGAAGATGCACAACGAAGTTCTACAGAACAAAGTGGGGAAGCCCAGGGAGAAGCAGCAAAATCTGAAAGCTAA
- the PKIA gene encoding cAMP-dependent protein kinase inhibitor alpha isoform X1, which yields MKILKSLLCGYLVAMTDVETTYADFIASGRTGRRNAIHDILVSSASGNSNELALKLAGLDINKTEGEEDAQRSSTEQSGEAQGEAAKSES from the exons atgaagattttaaaa TCCCTGCTATGTGGATATTTGGTAGCAATGACTGATGTGGAAACTACGTATGCAGATTTTATTGCCTCAGGAAGAACAGGTAGAAGAAATGCAATACATGATATCCTGGTTTCCTCTGCAAGTGGCAACAGCAATGAATTAGCCTTGAAATTAGCAGGTCTTGATATCAACAAGACAG aagGTGAAGAAGATGCACAACGAAGTTCTACAGAACAAAGTGGGGAAGCCCAGGGAGAAGCAGCAAAATCTGAAAGCTAA